The genome window aatgcaaacatttaccaAGATGTAATAAGTCAAACACGAGGTCAAACACactttgtgaaaagaaaaaaaaaaactgtaatatttgctttcttgggggcgcggtggcgcagtgggttggaccacagtcctgctgtctggtgggtctggggttcgagtcccgcttggggtaccttgcgatggactggcgtcccgtcctgggtgtgttccctccccctccggccttacgccctgtgttgccgggtaggctccggttccccgtgaccccgtatgggacaagcggttctgaaaatgtgtgtgtgtgtgtgtatttgctttctttgtgtaatattaattaCAGCGTGTTTGGAATGTTTCTATATGTAGTTTCTGCAGTACTTAAAAAAAGTACGTTTCAAAACAAAAGAAGGCGAGGAAGTTTACTTTGATGAGAAAGGCGATCCAATGGCAAAGTATGATCTGGTAAACTGGCAGCAGCAAGATGACGGGCAGATTCATATCATCACAGTGGGACGCTATGATGCATCCTTCCCCACAGAGAAACAGTTAATACTGAACAACGTGTCCCTTGTATGGGCACAAAATGCCAAACAGGCGAGTCTTCTAGTTAAGTGATTTAAATTACTTTGTAAACATGTACATCTTGTCAGTTGCAGATGTATGGTGACATGCTGAATGTCTGTGCGTGCGAATCCCTGCAGGTGCCCAAGTCAGTGTGCAGTGAGAGCTGTCCCCCAGGAACTCGGAAGGCTGTGCAGAAAGGAAAGCCTGTCTGCTGCTATGACTGTGTGCCCTGCGCTGAGGGGGAGATCAGCAATGCTACAGGTACTTTTTACTACGATGCCatcaatatttttaatagagtactagtgaaaaaaaagaactgtcatAACACAAAAGTGTTGctttaaattactaaaaataagttttgactacatttacatatctGGAAAATTTAAAGCGATTTTAAAACAGATTGTTATATAGGTGGAACTTAGCGTGACCCCTTGTTTACTGTACACCATACTCAaacctaatttttattttacagattcGATCACGTGTACACAGTGTCATCCGGAATACTGGTCAAGCCAGAACAAGGACAAATGCATTCTCAAGAAAACTGAATATCTGTCCTATGCAGAAATTATGGGAATATTGCTCATAGCAGTCTCCCTAATTGGAACAGGTATAACAAGTGGAGTGGCAATAATTTTCTTCAGATACAAAAACACTCCCATTGTGAGGGCCaacaactcagagctgagcttcctgctgctcttctcgctcaccctgtgtttcctttgctctctcactttcatcggccagccctctcagtggtcctgcatgctgcgtCACACAGCGTTCGGGGTcacctttgtcctctgcatctcttgtgTTCTGGGCAAAACGATAGTGGTGTTGATGGCCTTCAGGGCTACACTTCCAGGCAGCAATGTCATGAAATGGTTTGGACCTCCACAGCAGAGACTCAGTGTTCTTGCATTCACTCTCATACAGgtcctcatttgtgtgctctggttaacattatcccctcctttccccaacaaGAATATGAAGAACTACAAAGACAAGGTCATTCTTGAGTGTGACGTGGGCTCAGCCATGGGCTTCTGGACTGTGTTGGGCTACATTggcctcctctctctcatgtgctttgtactggctttcctggccaggaagctgcccgacaacttcaacgaagccaaattcatcacattcagcatgctcATATTCTGTGCGGTGTGGATCACCTTTATCCCGGCCTATGTCAGCTCACCGGGCAAGTTCACTGTAGCTGTTGAGATCTTTGCCATTTTAGCCTCCAGTTTTGGTTTGCTGTTTTGTATCTTTATtccaaaatgttacattattttatttaaaccagagaagaacacaaagaaattcTTGATGGGAAAAATGCCTACAAAatctatgtaaataaaatacatgtatgtattttttcagttctaAAAATCCTTGGTTAATGTATTTCTAGAATACCAATGATAGCCAGTGAGTACTATCCACCAGAAATGGGCCATAATATGTTACTACTTTCATTTCTAGAGAAGTTCTACTCTATACACCAGTTTTTGGCATTGATCAATCAGAATTTTAGTATTGAGCAATCAGTTTCAACCTGCCTTGGCTGACAATCAAGTTCATCCATgagttgaggaaaaaaaaacaaaacatgaatttcaaaattttttattcCGTTCCCAGAAAGTGCCATCAAAAGTAAAATGTAGCTTTTTGTAAacaagttttattattattttatttttattacacacTTTACATTTCTCACACCTCTGTGCTCTTCAGTGGAATAAATTAAGAATACTAATTTCCCACGGTGAATCTAATGACACGTAGAACCCTTCACTATATTTTAAATCTACCAAAACAATTCactgtaattttaataatttaagagTAAGGTTAAAATGactcatttaagaaaaaaaaacactaggtATTCCAATTAATGCTATTACAAATCCCTGAATACTAATTCTGCAGCTTGTCTCCCATTTATTGTAATGTTGAATGTAATGACACTTTGAACATACTTTCCTAATTTTGTACTAAAGCTGGCTATTATTTTCTCCACTTTAGCAATTTTCCTCCTCATGGCACACCAGTAGTTCGTACAGAACCAGAAGCTTTGTTATGTCTACGTTTTCAAACCTAAAGAATATGCTATCGACACATCCACCTTGACGTAAAAAATGTAGTGACTGTATCTCCACGGTAACTCTGGAAGGTACACTGCTACAGTTCCACCTTCACTTCACACATCCTTTATCATACTTGTTTCCTTGAATACAATTTGTTTCATTCCACTCTATAAACCAGTATACTTCATGTACCTTCattcctttagctgacgcttttcaccaaagcaaagTACACTGTTAAGGTTCTTAGAATTactttactcattcatacacctgggtaattttactggagcaatttatggcaactagcttgctaaagggtactgcGGGCAGAAGTAggtatcaaacctgcaacctttggtttcAAAGGCAACAGTGCTAAACATTACACTACCACTTGACTATCTCTAAGCAACTTCATAAAAGTATCTGagatttaatttcttctttaaagTAAAGTAACATAGTACATGCTTATTGAGCACATGAGAGAACAGGGGAGAAATGAGTTTAAAAGAgatatgttttgagaccctttgtaagtgttgagagagattcaggagttctgagtgagacagaAAGGTCATTTCAACACTTagaagccagaaccaaaaacctttctgctgttgattttggacctctagAGTATGGGACTATCAAGCAGTCAGtagtggaggagcatagcagtctggctggaaCGTAGTGAACGATCAGGTTATAGGTATCAatgagtcttgaatttgatacgtacaggtacaggtgagagatgaggagggggatACATAAACTCAAATACAAAGTGGCAGTAGCCCAGGGGTAATATCAGGggcatggaaaatgactttcggtcggcctcaaagaggttctggagaaccctCCGACAGCTCAGGAGGAGTCAGAGGAGCTTGGCTCAAGCCATACTCAGCAAATGTAGgtaaactctgacctcaaatgaggacactcttgggaggtggaaggagaaCTCTGAGGATTTCCTAAAGCCAAGAGATATACCTCCCTTACAGGAACCAGGACCAGAGGCTGCTGAGGTAttagagtccatttccctggtagAAGTTACTGAGGGAGTTGGAAAGCTCcgcagtggcaaagcaccgagGGTGGATCAGATTCTCCTGGAAGTGCtcaaggccctggatgttgtggggctgtcatggctgacacgcctctgtaATCTTGCATGGACCTCGGAGACAGTGCCTTTAGATTGACAAACTGCGGTGGTGGTCTctgtctttaagaaaggggaccagagactgtgtgccaactatcggggcatcacaatTCTCaacctccctgggaaagtctatgccagacTGCCAGAAAGGAAGGTCAGGCCaatagctgaacctcagattgaagagtaACAATGCAGTTTCCATCCTGTCTTTGgtacagtggaccagcttttcatcctctcacagataactgagggAGCATGGGAGTTCCCTACTCCAACTTGCATGTGTTTTgcggacttggagaaggcctatgaccatgttccctgagaaattccaTGGGAGGTGCTTCtggagtatggggtgctggtGCCACTACCACAGGCCATTCCGTCACTGTACACATGAAGTGGGAGCTATATTCGCATACTCGGCCTTAAGTCAAGcttgttcaatgtgggtgttggactctgctaAGGCTGTGGCTTGTCCCTACGCCTGTTTGACGTTTCATGGACAGGACATCAAGGTGCAGCCAAGGTCAGAATGGCATTCTATGTGGaggccagaaggtgatgtccCTGCTTTTTTGCATAGGTTGTTGTCCTTCTGGCACCGTCACAGAGATGCCTCCGcatgcactgaaatggtttacggccgagtgtgaagcagttggtatgaggatcagcacctttGAGTCTGaatctcacggaaaaggatggcatgcccccttcgcataaggggaaaaaaattttcccCAGGTGGTGGAGTTTAAGTATGTTGGCATCTGATtgacgagtgaggggagaaaggagcgtgagatcagctgcagactgggagcagcaacagcagtaaTTTGGTCGCTGTACCAGAAtgtagtggtgaaggaggagctgagccaaaaggcaaagctctctatttagcATTTGGTATTTATCCCTACCCTCACTTATGGACTccatggtcatgaactctgggtaatgaccaaaagaataagatcacggatacaagcgcctgaaatgacttttctccgcagggtggtgggactcactctctgtgacagggtgaggagttcagctATCTGGGAGAAACTCaaagtagagctgctactcctccgcattgagaggagccagttaagGTGGTTTGGGCATGTGGTATGGAtgcccctgggcacctcccatTAGAGGTTTTCCAtacacggccaactgggacaagatcctgaggtcggcccaggactcGCTgaagagattatatctcccagttgacCTGgaagtggctgggcacacccgggttgagctggaggaactTGTACGAGAGAGGGATgcctgggcttctctgctctccctattgccaccgtcAATGTAAATGACAAGTGGttgaaaaaaatggatggatgaaatttgtttcattccactgtataaaCCAATATActttatatgcatttatttatttagataatgcttttcaccaaagtgaaggggatgtggtgacacagtgggtttgatcgggtcctgctttccagtgggtctggggttcgagtcttgattgggatgccttgtgacgtcctcggtgtgtcctctccccctccagcctttcaccctgtggtgccgggttaagctcccgctccccgcgacccctgtatgggacaaggggtttcatatgatgtgtgttttcaccaaagcaaattacactgttgaggtacttacaattatttcagccattcatacagctgggaaatgttactggggcaatttagggtaactagcTTGCTTACAGGTactgcaggcagaggtgggaagcaatttgcaacctttgggttcaaaggcaacagtgcTAATAGAAACAGAATCTCAAAGATACTTTTAAATGGcttaaaaagaagaaagagaaattCCTTGAAAGGCCCAGTCAAAGCCCTGAATTAAATCCCATATAAATTTATGGCAGGAATTTAGGTGTCACGACCCATGGGGATAATACCTGTCACAGGGTTTGCCCCTGGTTGGAGCGACGGACTCAGGTGTGGAGCACAGGCAGGGTTTTCAAGGGTTAAACCAGAAGACATAGtcaagaaacaggcaaagggtcactgATGTGCTGAGGAAATCCAAGGGAGACACCAGGAGACgtaatccaaagacatgcagtgagTCGTATCACTAGAGAGTCGAGCTGATTCAGGAGAGAAGGATCGGGAGGGCAAGGACGAGGGAGCAAAGGTAAGTTCCATAAGCAAGAGagaatgctgaacaaggttccacatctgtGTGTGCTCTGGAGCATCCTTTTATGTGGTCGCTCCCTTATCCGCCGCAGTTGTCCCTTGTTGCGCTGAGGGGGCGTGACAATACCCCTCCTggccagaggaggtgccactcagtgctgctagcccagacccatgcacctgttcacaatctcatagtttgctgaggtataaaagaAGCAAGCGGCAGAGGACAGAttgcagattcttaatcagcactTTCTAGTGTGCTCTCTTTGTGATCAGTAGTTCCCTGGTTTCCCAGTTTGTTCTataggtgtttatgtttcaGTCCTGAGTGCTTATCCTGcctactcctgcctcttgtcgTCCAGTCTGGTATTTCGTCACACCTCAATGTTCAAGTCGTACTCAGAGATtcacgtttcacttttcacctttgcacGAATACATTGGGTGTCTCGTTGTCCCATGTTCATTGTTTCATCGTCACCCAGTACTTTAAAGTTTCCACAGTGTGCttctaatatcactctgcaTGTGGGATCATTTTACTTTCTGTCTGTGTTCGAACGTAACAGCAATGCGCCTCTGTGTCTGGACTCCCGTCCGTTGCGATACATTGGTATTCCAGTACTCCATCACTTCCCAAATAACACAACAGCTGGAAGAATGTTTtcaaggaaaacagaaaaaaacattaaattttcatAATGAGAAAAAGGGTTATAACTCACCACAGAAAAAGTGCGGGCTTATTGCAAAAGTGGCAGCAAATAAACGCGTAAGGACGAAAGGAGGTAAATACTTTTCAGAACTGGATTTCTTGCTTTGTATTTCTATGTAACTTCAATAATTGAAGTGATAAAGGCCCACATTGTTAAGCATGTTTTGTTAACCATACAGAATAAATCCAGGTCAAGTGTGTTATAACTTTTGGTCTCTATGTTGTTGATCAATGATCCCAGGAGGCAAAAGGTACCAATGACTTCTGACTTGTGTCACCATCTCTAAAGTTTGGTGCTATGTCGTaccttttcttcagttttaatgaCATTCCCATTTTGTTGCTCCATGTTCTTTGGAACAGTATTTTAAAGTCTCCTTCATCCTTTCACATTTGTGAAGTATTCTTGGCATTACTGAATATTATTGATGTTCTTCCCACCAATATTATATCTTAATTTCTGTTCTTGTAGTCCAGCTTCTATCACAATGTGTTCATGTATAAATTAATGAGTTTAGGGAAAAGTATTTGTCTAACTGCTTTGCTGTCTGGAAATAATTCTCTTTGTCcgttctttgttttaaatgtggctTGAGCTAGTGGTTGGCACTCCTATACCAGAGGCCAGGTCTGAACCACCTGACAGCTTCCTGACCCTACCTTGGCTAAacttaataatattaataatgagaaTAGTCTTAATAATTACTAATTGTGCAAATTCACATCTCAATAAAAAGTGCACTAACAAAGAACAAGCTTTTAAATCTCTGATTTTAACGTCAGTACAAAGACACAAAGTAATTTATGAAACAGCCAATTTATcccattaaaacaaataaaaccatAGGAAACCCCATATAGAGGAAGCCATTAATGTTTTCACTGCAGTACATGCTGTATTAAAAGTGCCACTgtagaaataattaatttacagtTAATCCTGATGTACAGGTTTTCATAAAAGACAGCAACCAACACAGGAGACAACATGGTATCAGTACCTCAACCAATGTAAGACTGCTACTTAGTATCCTTTTCACATGAGGCCTTAAGTTTACCATTGAGGATTGATGCTTTGGTAAAGCAGTGTATAAATATAGGAGCAAAAAAACGCCACCCACTTCACAGTGGTGATTCCATCCCGGCTGTACCAGAGTAGACATGGATTGTACATTGACATGGAAAGGGTTGGCAGTTCTGATCACTGTGCTGCTGGCTCATGGGCTTCGGACCAGAGCAGACAATCCGTTGTGTCAGCAGTGGGGAAGGCCTGAGTCCCCGCAGCTTTTAAAGGATGGTGACATTATGCTTGGAGGAATCTTttccttccacaacaactgGGAAAAAGAACTTTCCTACGCACATCCACCACCACCTCTAAAGTGCACCAAGTAAGTTCATTTTCTACTAAATACATCGGACTGAATCTTTACAGTTACAAAATTGATATGTTGAAAAAGAATAACTGAACTAAGATTGCATGAAATGGCATTTTATGAACTCTATGAATATCTGTCTTGCATGTGTCATCTTTCTCACAGTCTAAATTTAAGATCATTCCACTATGCTCAGACTATGATCTTTGCTGTTGAGGAGATCAACAACAGTACAACTCTGCTCCCAAACATCACCCTGGGCTACAAAGTGTACGACTCTTGTGGTTCTGTATCCATGGCTGTGAAGGCTGCCCTGGCACTAGCCAACCAGCAGCATGACCTTACTGCCAACGCAACCTGTACCAAACCAGCTATGGTGCAGGCAATCATAGGAGAGACCTCCTCATCGCTTTGTATTGCCATTTCTTCATCTATCGGACCATTCTACATACCTGTGGTGAGGAAATTATTAAGTGGTAGCTTGCGTCcaaaacatttctcaacatGCTTTTTAATACATATAGAATGAATCTGATATGCATTAATAGGATTTGTGTCTACATTTATGTCACTTCAGTTTATTGTTATAAATCTCTTCACAGGTAAGTCACTTTGCCACCTGTGCATGCCTCAGTGACAAAAGCAAATACCCATCATTTCTTAGAACCATTCCCAGTGACTACTACCAGAGCAGAGCACTGGCCCAATTGGTGAAACACTTTGGCTGGACATGGGTAGGAGCCATAAGAACTGATGATGACTATGGAAACAACGGAATGGCAACTTTTTCAGAGATCGCTCAAAAGCTGGGAATATGCATTGAGTATTCAGTCcccttttacagaacctacccacaagaaaatatattaagaaTCATCGAAATTATAAAAAGGTCAAGTTCCCGGGTTATTGTGGCTTTTGTATCCTACATGGACATGGATGTGCTGCTGCAGGAATTATTAAAGCACAACCTCACAGGATACCAATGGATTGGCAGTGAGAGCTGGATTTCtgacacttacactgctacagtGAGGGGCCACCACTTGCTCAATGGAGCTATTGGATTTTCCATCGTAAAAGCAAAGGTAGGAGGCCTACAAACATGTATTTTGGATGTTCTGCGACTGAACTCATCTGGTAATACCATTTTCAAAGAGTTCTGGGAAGCCTTGTTTGAATGCAAATTTCAAAGCCAAGAAGATGCAGTCAATCGAAGAGTGTGCACAGGCCAAGAGAATCTGAGTGGGGTAGAAAACACATACACTGACATGTCTCAGATGCAGATTTTAAACAATGTCTACAAGGGAGTGTATGCGGTTGCTCACGCACTCCATGAGATATTCACCTGCAGACATGGCAACAATGAAGCTAATGATACCTGTATCAGCAAGAAGCAGCCAGAACCATGGAaggtaaattaaaatgcaaacatttaccaAGATGTAATAAGTCAAACACGAGGTCAAACACactttgtgaaaagaaaaaaaaaaactgtaatatttgctttcttgggggcgcggtggcgcagtgggttggaccacagtcctgctgtctggtgggtctggggttcgagtcccgcttggggtaccttgcgatggactggcgtcccgtcctgggtgtgttccctccccctccggccttacgccctgtgttgccgggtaggctccggttccccgtgaccccgtatgggacaagcggttctgaaaatgtgtgtgtgtgtgtgtatttgctttctttgtgtaatattaattaCAGCGTGTTTGGAATGTTTCTATATGTAGTTTCTGCAGTACTTAAAAAAAGTACGTTTCAAAACAAAAGAAGGCGAGGAAGTTTACTTTGATGAGAAAGGCGATCCAATGGCAAAGTATGATCTGGTAAACTGGCAGCAGCAAGATGACGGGCAGATTCATATCATCACAGTGGGACGCTATGATGCATCCTTCCCCACAGAGAAACAGTTAATACTGAACAACGTGTCCCTTGTATGGGCACAAAATGCCAAACAGGTGAGTCTTCTAGTTAAGTGATTTAAATTACTTTGTAAACATGTACATCTTGTCAGTTGCAGATGTATGGTGACATGCTGAATGTCTGTGCGTGCGAATCCCTGCAGGTGCCCAAGTCAGTGTGCAGTGAGAGCTGTCCCCCAGGAACTCGGAAGGCTGTGCAGAAAGGAAAGCCTGTCTGCTGCTATGACTGTGTGCCCTGCGCTGAGGGGGAGATCAGCAATGCTACAGGTACTTTTTACTACGATGCCatcaatatttttaatagagtactagtgaaaaaaaagaactgtcatAACACAAAAGTGTTGctttaaattactaaaaataagTTTTGACTACATTTACGTATCTGGAAAATTTAAAGCGATTTTAAAACAGATTGTTATATAGGTGGAACTTAGCGTGACCCCTTGTTTACTGTACACCATACTCAaacctaatttttattttacagattcGATCACGTGTACACAGTGTCATCCGGAATACTGGTCAAGCCAGAACAAGGACAAATGCATTCTCAAGAAAACTGAATATCTGTCCTATGCAGAAATTATGGGAATATTGCTCACAGCAGTCTCCCTAATTGGAACAGGTATAACAAGTGGAGTGGCAATAATTTTCTTCAGATACAAAAACACTCCCATTGTGAGGGCCaacaactcagagctgagcttcctgctgcttttctcgctcaccctgtgtttcctttgctctctcactttcatcggccggccctctcagtggtcctgcatgctgcgtCACACAGCGTTCGGGGTcacctttgtcctctgcatctcttgtgTTCTGGGCAAAACGATAGTGGTGTTGATGGCCTTCAGGGCTACACTGCCAGGCAGCAATGTCATGAAATGGTTTGGACCTCCACAGCAGAGACTCAGTGTTCTTGCATTCACTCTCATTCAGgtcctcatttgtgtgctctggttaa of Scleropages formosus chromosome 10, fSclFor1.1, whole genome shotgun sequence contains these proteins:
- the LOC114911593 gene encoding extracellular calcium-sensing receptor-like, encoding MLGGIFSFHSNWERELSFENSPPPLKCRNFNLRSFQYAQTMIFAVEEINNSTTLLPNITLGYKVYDSCRSVSMAVRAALALANQQHDLTANATCTKPAMVQAIIGETSSSPCIAISSSIGPFYIPVVSHFATCACLSDKSKYPSFLRTIPSDYYQSRALAQLVKHFGWTWVGAIRTDDDYGNNGMATFSEIAQKLGICIEYSVPFYRTYPQENILRIIEIIKRSSSRVIVAFVSYMDMDVLLQELLKHNLTGYQWIGSESWISDTYTATVRGHHLLNGAIGFSIVKAKVGGLQKFMLDVLRLNSSGNTIFKEFWEVLFECKFQSQEDAVNRRVCTGQENLSGVENTYTDMSQMQILNNVYKGVYAVAHALHEIFTCRHGNNEANDTCISKKQPEPWKFLQYLKKVRFKTKEGEEVYFDEKGDPMAKYDLVNWQQQDDGQIHIITVGRYDASFPTEKQLILNNVSLVWAQNAKQVPKSVCSESCPPGTRKAVQKGKPVCCYDCVPCAEGEISNATDSITCTQCHPEYWSSQNKDKCILKKTEYLSYAEIMGILLIAVSLIGTGITSGVAIIFFRYKNTPIVRANNSELSFLLLFSLTLCFLCSLTFIGQPSQWSCMLRHTAFGVTFVLCISCVLGKTIVVLMAFRATLPGSNVMKWFGPPQQRLSVLAFTLIQVLICVLWLTLSPPFPNKNMKNYKDKVILECDVGSAMGFWTVLGYIGLLSLMCFVLAFLARKLPDNFNEAKFITFSMLIFCAVWITFIPAYVSSPGKFTVAVEIFAILASSFGLLFCIFIPKCYIILFKPEKNTKKFLMGKMPTKSM
- the LOC114911591 gene encoding extracellular calcium-sensing receptor-like — translated: MLGGIFSFHNNWEKELSYAHPPPPLKCTNLNLRSFHYAQTMIFAVEEINNSTTLLPNITLGYKVYDSCGSVSMAVKAALALANQQHDLTANATCTKPAMVQAIIGETSSSLCIAISSSIGPFYIPVVSHFATCACLSDKSKYPSFLRTIPSDYYQSRALAQLVKHFGWTWVGAIRTDDDYGNNGMATFSEIAQKLGICIEYSVPFYRTYPQENILRIIEIIKRSSSRVIVAFVSYMDMDVLLQELLKHNLTGYQWIGSESWISDTYTATVRGHHLLNGAIGFSIVKAKVGGLQTCILDVLRLNSSGNTIFKEFWEALFECKFQSQEDAVNRRVCTGQENLSGVENTYTDMSQMQILNNVYKGVYAVAHALHEIFTCRHGNNEANDTCISKKQPEPWKFLQYLKKVRFKTKEGEEVYFDEKGDPMAKYDLVNWQQQDDGQIHIITVGRYDASFPTEKQLILNNVSLVWAQNAKQVPKSVCSESCPPGTRKAVQKGKPVCCYDCVPCAEGEISNATDSITCTQCHPEYWSSQNKDKCILKKTEYLSYAEIMGILLTAVSLIGTGITSGVAIIFFRYKNTPIVRANNSELSFLLLFSLTLCFLCSLTFIGRPSQWSCMLRHTAFGVTFVLCISCVLGKTIVVLMAFRATLPGSNVMKWFGPPQQRLSVLAFTLIQVLICVLWLTLSPPFPNKNMKYYKDKVILECDVGSAVGFWAVLGYIGLLSLMCFVLAFLARKLPDNFNEAKFITFSMLIFCAVWITFIPAYVSSPGKFTVAVEIFAILASSFGLLFCIFIPKCYIILFKPEKNTKKFLMGKMPTKSM